The genome window GAACTTTAATTCCATCAAACTCAGAAAGGTCTGACTTTGGTGCTTCAAAAACGTTGATTCCGTTTTGATTGTTTTCTCTCAAGCCAGAGAAAGCTTTTCTATTTTCTTCTTTTCTTTCCTCTTTAATTTCTTTTTTGATTTGCTCTTTTTCTTCTTCTGAAATATTTTGAGCAAATGCTGATAATGATAAGCCCGCTGCCAAGGCAGTGATAAATAATTTTTTCATGTTATTTGTTTGTTTGTAGTGGTAGTGTAAATGCTTAATTGGTATTATTTAGCTGTGAATTCGTAAACAATTGTTACTTCCTCTCCTGTTGTGATTGCACCGAACATCGCTGTAGGCGGCTCCACTTCATATTGAGTCATATTCAGAGTGTATTCACCTTTAAAAGTCACTTCCTCACCCGATACGTCAGCAGTGGCTTTCAAGACAACATCCTTAGTAGCTCCTGCAATAGTCAACTGACCATTTACAGTCACTTCATTTCCTTGAATTCCTTCAAGAGATGTCATATGGAATACGATTTCTTTGTTTTTCTTAGTTTTAAGAGCAGAGTAAACATTCTTGTCCATTGAACCCTTACCGCTTTTTAAGCTTTCCGCTTCTACGTTGAAAGAAAGAGCTGTAAGGTTTTGAAGAGCGTTATCTGCAACTTCTACTTCTGCAGAGAAGTTTGCTTTCTCAGATACACACTCCCAGTCATGAACTGAAGATGTTCCTTTTACTACTACTTTTGTATTTTCATTGGAAATTTGAACAGTTGCTTGAGCCATTGCTAAGCTCGCTGTTAATATCATGAGTGAAATTACGTGGATAATCTTATTCATAATTGTAATAAAAGTTTGTTTGTGATATTGTTCGTTGTTTGTTTGTATAGCAAATATCTTTCATGACACACTTTCTAACAGTGACCTTTATAGAGCAAAAAGGTGACGAACATCACGATTATCAGCAAAACCGTCCAGAATACACTTAGAAGGACTATTGAGCAAAAAAAAAGCGATGAATCTTCTTCAAAAGATTCATCGCTTTAGTGTTTATTAACAAACTACTATTATAAATTCTATGCGTCTTTATACAAATCAATCAAACCTTCAGGTAAACTGACATAGATTTCATTCTTTTCACGCTCAATTCCTTTTACCAAGTCATCATGGATAGGTACAAGAACCTCTACTCCATTATGATCTATTGCCAAAATATCTTGTGGTCCGCCTGTGTAAACTGCTTTTACAGTTCCTATTTCGCCTTCTTTTTCATCTATACAAGTGAAACCTGTGATTTCGTGATAATAGAACTGACCTTCTTCTAACTCTGGCAATACATCCAAAGGAAGGTAAAGCTTACAGCCTCTCAATTTTTCTGCATCTTCAATCGTTTCTACATCTTCAAATTTGATGATAAAACGATTTCGGTGAAATGTCAGTGTTTCTACAAAATAAGGAACAAGTTGTCTGTTCACCTCCAAAAATACAGAATCTAACTCTGCATAATCTTCTGGGCTATCAACATCAAGCATTACTGCCACTTCGCCAGCTAGGGCGTGTGGTCTTGTGATATATCCTAATTCGTAACAGTCTTCTTTTCTCATATTCTCAAGTTCTGGAGGCTCAAACACCTCAAAGAAAAACCCTTTCAAAGATAATTCTGAACTACAAAGTTCTTCTCTGAAAGGGGATTTTCAAAATTTAGGTTCTTTCTATTTATTTATAATAAGAAATTAGAAAGATCTTTTATGCTAGAATTTCTTCTTTTTCTTCAGCTTTATCTTCTACTTCTTTCTTGTCATTCGCATAGTCTTTGAAGCGTCTTGACATAGAAATACAAGTACCAATACAAAGTACAATTGTACCAATCCATAGAAGGTTAATCAACGGTTTTTCTACAGCTTTCAAGATAATCCAATCACGCTGCGTTGTCTGCATTGTAAACTTGAACTTCTCGTCTTTAGGATTGATTTCATCTAACTGAACTTTCAAGCCTAAATCTCTTTTTGTATCGGGTACCAAACCTACTTGTCCTCCTTTGATTACAAAGAATGGACGAATATCATGGTCTTGTCTGTTCCCCAATACACGAAGATTAGCTCTTAACGCTACATCTCCTTCACCAAGTTCTACACCTGGCATCACACTTTCTCTTACCACACCATCAAATACCATGAAGAAGTCATGTACAATGATTGTATCACCAACAGCAACTTCTTTTTGCATTGGCTCACTCCATTCTACCTCTTCGTCATCTACAGCCATTTGAGTAATGTGCGTATAAATATCTCTATCTGGATAGTTTACAATACCAGGAGAAGGAACTACTCCCATTTGTTCATTATGTTGAACTCTTGGATAAAGTGAGAATACTTCTTCTTTTCCATCCTTACTAGATTTTCTTCTGTATTCTACTTCGTAGTAAATATTTTCGTTGTAAATCTGAATGGTATCGCCTTTGTGTCCGTAAGTTTCTCCTTTCTGAACAATATCTTCTTTCAAGATTGCTTTATAAGGGTCTTCAAAGAACATTAAACTCTCTCTTTCAATGTAACCCGGAATATCTTCAGATTCCATACGAGGACCTTTATAAGTCAGCATATAGTCACGCATCTGCTTTGATTCATTTCTGAAAAGAAGCAGGTTCTCCTTATTCATCTCCTCCGAGAATTGAGAACTATACTGACGTCCCGACATATTCAAAGAAATCGTATTTGAATATCCTGAAGAAAACATAATACCGATCAGCATCAGTGCAATACCAATGTGTGAAATAGCTCCTCCCGAAAGGTTTGCATTTTTAGTAGAAAACAATTTGATCAATACAAATGCATTTGAGATCACACTGTACATTGAAGCTGTAAGTAAAATGATATATGATAAATCATCTACTTTCCCTGCCAACAATACCGCTGTTGTAGCAACCATTGTTACGATTACAGGAATCATCATCTTATCCCAAACCTTCGCTCTCGAGTCAAGCTTTTGCCAGTAGAAATACTGCCCTGTACCCGAAAGAATAGCGATAATTACCGCAAACCACTTTTGATATGTTGTGTAGAACGTAACTGCATCTGCTGGTGGTGCCCAATTTGAGTTTACCCCAAAGAAGCCTAAGAATGAGTTGAACGCTGGAATTGACGTTGGCAAGAATACTTGGAATGAAGCAATACAAAGAATAGTTGCTCCCATGAAAATCCAGAATTCTCT of Sediminitomix flava contains these proteins:
- the ccsA gene encoding cytochrome c biogenesis protein CcsA; translated protein: MIDTLSGNLGHFLMIVAFVFAIASAVYYGLVELGVLDKGIGKKYGRLAFYVHGLSVIGVVAILFSIIYQHKYEYYYAWSHSSNNLPVHFMISCFWEGQEGSFLLWIFWHVILGFFVIRTAKKWENSAMLIFSLVQAFLVSMILGIDLWGMKLGSSPFILLRDAVAAPIFEMNPNYIPTDGNGLNPLLQNYWMVIHPPTLFLGFAATLVPFAFLMAGLVKRDYTGWIKPALGWTVFGVFILGLGIMMGAYWAYETLNFGGYWNWDPVENAVYIPWLVMVGALHLMLVYRKNGTALVSAMILTMASFLLVLYATFLTRSGVLGEASVHSFTDLGLSGQLVVYLLFFVVIAIGLLAYRWKELPKKDNEVTAYSREFWIFMGATILCIASFQVFLPTSIPAFNSFLGFFGVNSNWAPPADAVTFYTTYQKWFAVIIAILSGTGQYFYWQKLDSRAKVWDKMMIPVIVTMVATTAVLLAGKVDDLSYIILLTASMYSVISNAFVLIKLFSTKNANLSGGAISHIGIALMLIGIMFSSGYSNTISLNMSGRQYSSQFSEEMNKENLLLFRNESKQMRDYMLTYKGPRMESEDIPGYIERESLMFFEDPYKAILKEDIVQKGETYGHKGDTIQIYNENIYYEVEYRRKSSKDGKEEVFSLYPRVQHNEQMGVVPSPGIVNYPDRDIYTHITQMAVDDEEVEWSEPMQKEVAVGDTIIVHDFFMVFDGVVRESVMPGVELGEGDVALRANLRVLGNRQDHDIRPFFVIKGGQVGLVPDTKRDLGLKVQLDEINPKDEKFKFTMQTTQRDWIILKAVEKPLINLLWIGTIVLCIGTCISMSRRFKDYANDKKEVEDKAEEKEEILA
- the rimM gene encoding ribosome maturation factor RimM (Essential for efficient processing of 16S rRNA) translates to MRKEDCYELGYITRPHALAGEVAVMLDVDSPEDYAELDSVFLEVNRQLVPYFVETLTFHRNRFIIKFEDVETIEDAEKLRGCKLYLPLDVLPELEEGQFYYHEITGFTCIDEKEGEIGTVKAVYTGGPQDILAIDHNGVEVLVPIHDDLVKGIEREKNEIYVSLPEGLIDLYKDA
- a CDS encoding YceI family protein; amino-acid sequence: MNKIIHVISLMILTASLAMAQATVQISNENTKVVVKGTSSVHDWECVSEKANFSAEVEVADNALQNLTALSFNVEAESLKSGKGSMDKNVYSALKTKKNKEIVFHMTSLEGIQGNEVTVNGQLTIAGATKDVVLKATADVSGEEVTFKGEYTLNMTQYEVEPPTAMFGAITTGEEVTIVYEFTAK